cccctagcccatctcccatccactcctcccaacaggtaagggctcccatggggagtcaacaaagtctggcacattaagttggggcaggacaaagcccctcccagctgcattaaggctgagcatggcatcccactacagggaatgggctccaacaggctagctcatgcaccagggataatagatcctggtcctactgccaggggcccctcagatagcccaGGCTCCACAAATCTTTCTCACATAAtggagggtctagttcagtcccatggaggctccattAACTgctggtctagagttcatgagttccctcaatcttggttcagctgtccctgtagatttctccatcttGATCTTGATCTCCCTTGCTCTTAAAACAGCTTTATGAAAATCACCATCATTCAAACTTTGTACCAGCCATTTAGATTCACTGTTTTGCAGCTTAGATGCAGGAACTAACAGGGATTTAATTGAGAAAGCTGTTCAAGGCACCACAGTTTAGTGATCTATCAGGCTGGAGACTAAAAAGATCTGGAATAGTACTTAGTCTCAGAAACTGGATCTACAAAATGCATGCATGGTTCCTGTTTCAATAGTATTTGCATGTCATGAGGAATCACTCCTTATAGCCCTAGAAGGAAagtattcttttattgtttttagcaCTGTTTTgtagagaaataaaagcaaagaaagttcAACAAACTTGCTAAACACATAGCTGGTGTCAGCCAGAATTCTAACCCCAAAATGATGCTTATAATTGAACACAGTACACACCCACTGTGGTATTTAATGAATGTTATCCGAAAGAGGTCATTTGAAACCTGCTGAAGAGAGGCTTCAGTAACTATCTTACTGTTAATCAGTTATAGCAACAGATAGGAAACTATATTGATGTCCATAATGCAACTTGACAGTAAGGAAGGTGGTCTaagattaaaattatttgtttgagGAAGTTACTAGCTCACATATGGCCACTGATGTTAGTCTCCCTAATGCTATTTATATAAACTGCTCTTGTGGGTTCTTATTCATTCAGCATCTCAGGCCCAAAGTGGCCAAGGGGATTTTGTTGGAAGTAAGTCTCCATGACTAAATGTGAACAAAAATCACTCATAATCCTTAAAGAAAGTAGAAGGAAACTGCATACCAAAAACACTGTGTTCAGTGACCTTGGGTTCATTTTTGAGATCTCTGCAAACCATCTTCTTGCTTCACAGATGTCAAAGAGCACTATAGGAGGGATGTCTTCATCATTTGTCTAAAGTATGAATTATATAACCAACCTATTGGTGCATAAAACCACTGGCATTGTAATAGGGGTACTTACTCAGACCATGTGTTCAGAGTCCTGACATTTCAGTCCTCCCTGACTTCTGTTGCCCTTCAGAAACAATGAACTCAGGAAAACACACATGCgtccatgtgtgtttgcatacacacatatacatgaatacactGCAAAACTAAATGTGAAGAActgaaaattaaatgtattccCATCATCCCCTCTTTTGAGCCCCAGGATATACAAGATTCCAAGGTCAAATGAGaatcatatttttattgcttGTCATTACAATATGTGTTCAGTTGCTCTCTCCCACTTGCATAGAAAATTGACACTTGACAagatttcctttcatttcttaccTTGataaatgtgttacttttatatGTTTTCTATTGCTTAGGACATAATGACATCTTCCCAGACAACCACCTACCCCGGAATGCATGTCACCATTCCCAATCCTTACCCACCAACAAGTTCCATGGCTCATCATCCTCAACAGCCTCTGGGTATTTTAAATGTAGGAAACCAAGTACAGACTGGGCAACTTCCCTTCATTACATCTCCAGGAATCTTCACTACCAATCGGTTTGGTCCAGAAAATGTGCCAACGGTGCATCCAGCTccagtaacaacaacaaccaaagccAACTTTAAAGATGAAGCAATAGCTCTTGGGGTGAGTGTATTGTCACTAGAATTTTTAATGTTGCAATTGCAATGTTTCCATGCATCTGTCAGTTACAATAGTATATTGTCCAGTGAGCAAAAATATTTGAGGATTATTCTGATAACTGTGTTCTGCCCAGAAAGAAATGATCAGTCTGTGTATGAATTACCCTGAGCTACTTCATTTTAGATTCAGTCGTGTGTCTAACAGTTGACAGAAGACTCCCTAGCAGGATGATCCAGTAAAATGGCGAAGTGACAGAAGCCTAACAACTTCTTGCTTGATCTCACTGCTGTGGAAGTCTTTTTAGACAACCTCCTCTCTGTCTTTGGATTTGTTACAAATGTATATTCCTATAAAGATGAATCATCTTTAAAGAGATCATTGAAAACtgttttaaattcctctattgagaattgtctatttagttctgtacccaactttttaattggattgtttggtgttttggagactagcttcttaagttctttgtatattttggagatcagccctctgtcagatgtggggttggtgaatatcttttcccagtctgtgggctgtcgttttgtcttgctgactgtgtcctttgccttacagaagcttctcagtttcaggaggtcccatttattaattgttgatctcagtgtctgtgctactgatgttatgttcaggaagcagtcttctgtaccaattcattcaagggtatttcccactttatcttctaataggttcagcgTGGCTgcatatatgttgaggtctttgatccattttgacttaagttttgtggagggcaaaaggcttgggtctatctgtagtcttctacatatccacatccagttatgccagcaccatttgttgaagatattctctttgttccagtgtatatatttggattgtttgtcaaaaatcaggtgttcttgggtgtgtgggttaatatcatggttttcaactctattccattggtctacctgtcaatttttgtgccaataccaagctgttttcaggactatctcaatagaggaatctaaaatggctgaaagacacataagaaagtgttcaacacccttagccatcagggaaatgcaaatcaaaacaactctgagataccatcttactcctgtcagaatggctaaagtcaaaaacaccaatgacagtttatgctggagaggatgtggaaaagggggaacacttctccattgctggtgggagtgccaacttgtacagtcactttggaaatcagtatggcgattcctcaagaaaatgggaatcagtctaccacaagatctagcaattccactcttaggcatatacccaaaagaagcacattcatacaacaaagacatctgttcaacaatgttcgtagcagcactatttgtaatagccaaaaactggaagcagcctagatgcccctcaactgaagaatggatagagaacatgtggtacatttacacaatggagtactactcagcagaaaaaaacaatggaatcttgaaatttgcaggaaaatggatggaactagaagaaaccattctgagcgaggtatccccatcacaaaaagacaaacatgatatgtactcactcgtgtggattttaaacataaagtAAGGGATTAGtaacctacaatccatactgccagagaaactagtaaacaaggaggatcataaaaaagacaaacttagtcccctggagaaggggaaagggtcatgatcccctgagcaaattgagagcataggaaaagggtggagggagctacgagaatgagaagggaagaagaaaaaggctgcagaggtcataagggagcagaaaggttgagtcaggtgtagattagaagaaaggatatgtgataggtagggttttagttgggggggtggtggaggaggaggggagggagaagggaactgggattgtcatgtaagtcaatcttgtttgtaactcaaataaaacaaaaaaaaaaaaagaaaactgttttaaagggAATAGAGCTACTAGCAAACAGTCTGGGGAAAGCAAAATGTGAAAAGCCCTTGGAAATGTTATGTCTTTGTTGATTTACTTCCCAAAAGTTGACTTGAACTGGACACCCACAATCTTGTTTCTACAGTCATTGTAAAGCAAGTCTGTCTTACAGCAAAGACTCCACATGCTTAGACAGAAGTGACCATCATTTGCTAAGCTTTCCCCATACCTCTTCACAGGCTCCCACCAATGTGTCATGTCTCTTCCTGTGTACAGCTCCAAAATCTTGGCTATAGGAGTTAGTAGACACTAGGTGTCCACTATGTATCAGAATTCttcagccatcttgccagctagTGCTTTGGGTAGTTTAGTCAAGTCACGGTGTTTCAGGCAAGTAAAAATGAACAGTACCCCACCCTCCACTCCAGCAGCCAATCTACACTGCAAAGGTGGCTCCTTGGATCTTCCCCTGCCAAATGGAGTACATTCCCTGAAAACTCGTACTCACAAAGCCAACCCACGCAGCTGCTGAAAACATCTGGAAGTACAATGCAACACAGTCTCTGCCTTGGGGGGCAGGGTCTATGGGCTGGCCAGGGAAATCAGACTGTACACATCATGAGGATGCAATCTAGAGAATGTGTTACAAGGtgaaaaataatacatagataatgagggaggtaacccagactaAGAGAGACAAAaatcttgtgttttctttcatatgtacATCCTGCCTTTTACTTTTCAGTGCAGGGGCGGTGGGTGTAGTGTGAGTGtcacaagaagagaaaaagaggtgtTGAGGAAAAAGATGGCCAATAGGACACAAGTAACACGTAAACAGAAGGGAGGCTTCTGGGAGTGAAATAGATGAGATAAAAGGAGAAAGATCAATAATTTCATATGAAAATGCCAGAATGAATCCTGGTACTTTCTAGGCtaacttaaaaattaagtaaGTAACATACAGAGTTAAGAGGGAAAAGAAGCAGGCAGTGAATGGGTAGACCCTGGAAGTTGATCAAGATGGGCATTCCAAATGCATAAGGTCAGAGTTGGCCACACAGACATCAGGACAAGAAAAAATGACCAGTGTAAAGTCTTCAGATGAAAAATGCATGTGAGGTATTTGATGAACAGAAGGAGGCCAATAAAGGAGAGCAGAGTTTGCAAAGGAAGGAAGAGCTGGGAGGAGGCCAGAGGCGAGGTAGGGGGCATACCTGGTAGAACATCTGGAGCAGACAGCTTTGGCTTTTACTGTGTGGATAAGGATCCATTTGGAGCATTCttcctgatagaaaagaaaataagcaatcaaaatatatttaaagaaaaggtgAAGTTCTGctttaagcacacacacacacacacacacacacacacacacacacacacacagttgacaGAAGCTGAGTCCTCTCCATGAAGACTGTTAAGCTATAAGCCAAGTTATCACAATACTTTGGGGACCACAGATGGTGGGGGTAGGATATCTGTCCCCCTCCACTCAAAAGCACTGTGATGGTTAGCTGtaactgtcaacttggcacaacctagaatcacctgagaagaaaGACTCAATTAAGGGTTGCCCTGTGCGCATGTCTTTGAGGTTTTGTCTTAATTAAGTTCACTGATGTGGGAGAAACCAGACCAGCATGGGTGACCCCATTCCCTAGGCAGCGAGACCTGGGCAGTATAAGAGGGGAGAAATCAATCTGAGTATGAGCAAGCAAGCAGGTTTGCATACATTTCTATCTCATGTTTTATGATTAGCTCTTTGAAGTTTCACAAGCCTCAGTGAATTTCAACAATATATTATTGTTTTAGCATATTTGtgaaattgttatttttcttttaattcaatttaattttatctAGTACCTATTCATTGAGGAAATAAACACAGAAGTTTCTATGGCTGTAGTCTTCCTGGATAGATAAGATATAAGCATAAACTTGAGAAATAACTATAGATACCTTATTGAGCTTTGGACCAACATAGCAGCTGTTGCTTATCAGAAATCCATGTTTACTCTGCAAAGAAAGTGGTGATAAGAGTTATAAAGAAGTAAAAGTTTTATCCCTTATCACTGGTAAAACACCTCTTACCTAGTATGATGGCAGTTGCATACCAGAAGTCTAGTCTAGTACAGTGGCTAGAAAGATGGTgctggggttaagagcactggctgctcttgcagaggactataACGAGAACAAAGGCGATCTGTAGTCCATAAGgtcaagatatttttattcagataaacaccagccaaacacaagccagagcgtgcgaGGAGCAGCAAAGCAGGGAGGCCAGAACGAACGGGGCTCCCATGTGCTCACCACCCCTTAAGAGCTCATCCctcgtcatcctgacctcaccttgaccacgacTTGACAGgtatggtcagacacacctgtagccagcctctaacagacATGgattactgtcccctacagaggACCTCAGTTCCATTTCTagacccacttggtggctcatagctgtttgtaactccagttccaggggatctaacccCCCTCTTCAGGCATTCTTAAGCaccaccaggcacacaagtgggtgcacagacatgcatacaagcaaaacatccagacatcgaaaataaaataatttttaaaatcacaaaatatgAAAGAATACAAAAGCAAATACTGTcgtgtgttttttatcttaaaatgaaaaagaaatacacaaagaaaaagcCCATTTGCCTAGTATAATAACCAAGACAACTCAAAATGGGTGGAACCCAGCTGAGCCTGAAAGGACAGACTGCTAATGAGTTTTGGAGTtagtctgctgccatgctttctggGCATCTGCCCCTTCATAACTGTCTAGCTTTGGGCACTTGATTTCTTACAGCTTTGTGTCTCCACCTAGTTGTTGGTAGCGTGACATGCTAGATTTTTAGAGCACTGTCAGGCATATGACTTCATCTCCATTGATTCTTTTTTCTCGTGACAAGCATTGCCTGTGCAGGAAACTGTGCTACTTCTGCAAGACAGCCACTGTCACCCCAGTCACAGCATTCTTTACAAACTAATTCTTTACAGGGGACTCTAGGAGATGCTTAGTAATCACACTTTCCAAAGACTTCTCTGTAAACCATTCAGAAATCAAACAAggcttcttaaaaatatttattatgtgtgtgtgcgcgcgcacacgcacacgcacgctcTCTAATACACCAGCACttacatagaggtcagagggcaatttgcaAGACTCAGTTCTTTCCACCATATAGGGGCTAGGCATCACACTCTGATCATCAGACGAGACAACAAAcatccttacccactgagccgagccatctcactggcccctcaaatttttgaatttttttgaattaattaatcaatcaatcagtgTCCAGACCagtcacagtttcccttccctcctctcctcccagtccctctccccaacctccacccccatccaaatctccccctttctcttcagaaaagggcaggcctcccatgtatatTAGTCAGTCATGGAATATCAAATTGCATTAGGACTAGGTACCTCCTCTCCTACGAAGGcaaaccagtaggaggaaagagttccaaaagcaggtaacagtcagagacagcccctgctctcatTGTTGAGAgcaagaccaagctacacaactgtaacatggGTATGTgcggagggcctaggtcagtcccatgcatgcTCTCTTGCTGCCAGTTCAGTCTCTGTTCAGCTCAGTCCCAACAAGCCCAGGTTAGtagattctgtggttttcttgcCCTTGGCCCTCTGGATCTCACAAtactttctccccttcttccacaTGATTCCCTGAGgtctacctaatgtttggctgtggctctctacatctgtttccattgTTGCTAGGCAAAGCTTCTCTGACGGCAATTGGACTAGgcaacaatctatgagtatagcagaatatcattgggaatcatttcattaactatttttttgccagtcatgtttggttctatcctaggtctcggGGCCATCCAGCTTCTGGGTCCtagccctccaggcagtgtcagggtgGGATCCCTCTCATGGTATGGCTCTCAAGCTGAACCAGTCATTGGTTAGCCAGTCCCATAATTTCTATGCCACCTTTACCCCAgaatatcttgtaggcagggcaaATTGTAGGTAAAAGGTTATGTGGATGGGTTGGGGTCCCAATCCCCCCCcattggaagtcttgcctggttgtAGGAGATGGCCATTCAGGTTCCGTATCCCccattgctagaagtcttagctagggtcaccctcatagattcctgagagtttccattggactaggtttctagctcatcctaGAGATGCCCCTGGTTCCAGTTGTCTTtaccagtactctctccctccatcctctccccacctgatccctcctgtccctaccccacacccattcacacaccATGCCCCATCCATCTGTGATGTCTGTCCTATTCCCTGTTCACTGTGAGATTCTTATGTCCTCTCTTGAACACTCCTTGTTACTTAGTTTCTTTGGGTccatggattgtagcatggttatcctttacaactaatatatatctataagtgagtacgtaccatgtttatctttctgggtctggattacctcactcaggatgatcttttctatttatatccatttgccagcaaatttcatgatatcattgttTTAACAGCTAagtgatactccattgtgtaaatgtatcatgttttctttatctgctcttttgttgatggacatctaggttgtttccagtttctatcTACTATAAATAAAActactatgaatatagttgaggaGGTGTCCTTGTGGTTTGGTAGAGTGTCGTTTGAGCATATGCCCAGGAATAGTATAGCTGGGCCTTGAGGTCAATTCTcagttttctaagaaactgccatattgatttccaaagtgattgttcAAGTTTGCAGTTCCACTAGCAGTAaaagtgttcctcttactccatattctcaccagcatgagctgtcacttgtgtttttgaccttagccattctgacaagtgtaagatggaatctcagagtcattttgctttgcatttccctgatagctaaggatgtcaAACAAGGGTTTTAGCTGAGGCCTCTCCTCCCCAGTTGTCTCAGTATACATCAAAGTATTCAGTGTTTGGGTGAATTCTCAGGAATCCTGGCAAGATGAACAGTAAATAAACAGGAGTTTCACAAGCTAGACATAAAGAAGTCATTTTTTAAGTacctctttgttttccttttcaggcAGTCCACATCATAATTGGATTGATGCACATTGGCTTTGGAGTTGTTCTCGGGTTGCTGAACTCCTATTACTACGTGTCTTGGGCATTTTACTCTATTGCTTTTATTGGTGGATATCCATTCTGGGGTGGAGTCTCTGTGAGTAGATTGTTAGAACACCTCTTCCTGCACAGTATGTGTGTCTCCATCTGTTCCCAGCTCAGTTCTTGATGTGTCTGGGGGCTAGAGAGCTTCCAGAAATACTACCTCTGGTTGAGCAGCAGAAAAAAGGGCCTGTCACTCCCCACTCCAGACAGGTTAAACTCACTCCTAATGCAAGCACGGATCAAGAACTCATGTATTGGATGGAGAGTTGTGAAAGGAATTATCTCAAACATGACAAAAAAATAGTTCAGTGACAAGATGAGATTGAAGACAAGATGAGGCTGAGGACAAGATGAGGTTGAGCAGGAAGCATAATTATTCAAACAAACCCAGAGTCATCTGTAACAGGTGTTctgcacacacaagaaaatgagGGTGCAGAATCAGAGATGTATCCCCAAAAgttactcttaaaaaaaaaaactgagctgaCAGCCTTAATGCAtaggaga
The DNA window shown above is from Cricetulus griseus strain 17A/GY chromosome 3, alternate assembly CriGri-PICRH-1.0, whole genome shotgun sequence and carries:
- the Ms4a12 gene encoding membrane-spanning 4-domains subfamily A member 12, with the protein product MTSSQTTTYPGMHVTIPNPYPPTSSMAHHPQQPLGILNVGNQVQTGQLPFITSPGIFTTNRFGPENVPTVHPAPVTTTTKANFKDEAIALGAVHIIIGLMHIGFGVVLGLLNSYYYVSWAFYSIAFIGGYPFWGGVSFIASGSLSISAFKKFTPCLVKSTLTMNIISAVFAFVGVILFVVDLNINGYHYQNYWMVLSGRGIAGMLAIFSVLEFGVACAMTHFANQTRMHGSNRSVPTAPSMYVVDSLMQESFPDSRRYDNIPAYAPRQ